CTGCACACAATGCTTTATCCGTCGTTCCCACCGCCACAATGTTATGGGAATCGTGGGCCACACTGGAGGCGATCGCCCCTCGCCGCAGTCCAAAGTTCTGAACTAACCCTAGGGCTGGCGGTTGATGGTTGTAACGATTCACCACCGCAATTTTCAACACATCTCGCGTCAGATCACTCTGTACAAACCCCGATTCTACGAACGCGGGCAAGTGCACCTCCGGCGTGATCAACTGGCCATCGATCGCCTGCATCACCCGCACCCATTGACCTTCTCGTCCGGCTACTGGGATGGTAAAGGCCGTTACCGACTGTTCACTGGCGTGGAAATTGTTGATTAACTCCACAGATTGATGGGGTAACAAGGCTTGCTGATTCTTGGCGACCAATTGCCCCTTGCAGTAGGTTTGCTGAACTTGGAAGTCTTGCAAGTTATTGACCACAATCAAATCCGCCGGATCGCCCACCTGCAACAATCCCACCTTTAAGCCATAATGTTGCACAGGATTCACACAGGCAATTTGTAAAACATTCATCACGTCATGGCCCAAATCAATCGATCGCTGTACTAATCGATTAATATGCCCATTGACCAAATCATCGGGGTGGCGATCGTCGCTACAAAACATACAGCGATCGGGATAGCGATCAATCAAAGGATGTAACGCCTCAAAATTTTTGGCCGCTGATCCTTCCCGCATCAGAATTTTCATGCCCGCTGCTAGCTTATCTAGGGCTTCTTCCAGGGTAAAACATTCGTGATCCGTGGAAATTTGTGCCGCAGCATATTGTTGCGCCGCGTCCCCCCGTAAACCCGGTGCATGGCCATCGATCGGATAACCAAACTCCCGCGCTAGGGCAATTTTCGCCATCACCTCCCCATCCCGCGCCAGGACTCCTGGGACATTCATCATTTCGCTAAGATAGGTCAATCCTTCCTGC
Above is a genomic segment from Alkalinema sp. FACHB-956 containing:
- the ade gene encoding adenine deaminase, producing the protein MSCFRLSGIIVDVLHRRLFPGTVTVEDGKIRSIQRQDSGTPEQYILPGLVDAHIHLESSLLPPTEFARLATVHGTVATVSDPHEIANVLGLSGIHWMVSQAAKTPMEIAFGAPSCVPATTCETAGATLSIEAIRTLFEQEGLTYLSEMMNVPGVLARDGEVMAKIALAREFGYPIDGHAPGLRGDAAQQYAAAQISTDHECFTLEEALDKLAAGMKILMREGSAAKNFEALHPLIDRYPDRCMFCSDDRHPDDLVNGHINRLVQRSIDLGHDVMNVLQIACVNPVQHYGLKVGLLQVGDPADLIVVNNLQDFQVQQTYCKGQLVAKNQQALLPHQSVELINNFHASEQSVTAFTIPVAGREGQWVRVMQAIDGQLITPEVHLPAFVESGFVQSDLTRDVLKIAVVNRYNHQPPALGLVQNFGLRRGAIASSVAHDSHNIVAVGTTDKALCAAVNAVIRAQGGIAVVEDDRVEVLPLPIAGLMSDQDGYRVAAHYAALTRRAQELGSPLTSPFMTLSFMALLVIPELKLSDRGLFSNSDFQFVPLWVDRD